ATGAGGTAACGGATCAGTTCACCTTCCGCACGGTCAAAGCGGATAGCTTTGACCGGTTTAAAAAAAAGCGGGTGGTGGTTCACAATTAAACCAGCGCCTTTTTCCCGTGCTTCGGCGGCCACAACTGGGTTGACATCAAGCGCGAGCAGGACGCGGGCGATTTTATCTTCCGGGTCCCCCAACTGGAAGCCGCTGTTATCCCACTTTTCCGCAAGATATAGAGGCACAGCCTCTTCAATAAGACGAATTATCTCACTGACTTTTACAGGCATGCCGAAACCTCCCTGATTCTAGCCACTTTTGCCTCGATTTCCAGGGCTTTTTCCCTGGCCGCCGTACTATGGGCGAGGGCCAGCCCCGCCAGAACACGCTCGTACTTAACCATAAAACTGTTCAGGTACCTTTCCAGCAACGGGCTTTTTTTCTCCAGCAGTCTGGGGCCCAGCTCCAAATAGAGCGGGTCACAGGTAACTTCACATCCCGGTTCGGCGGCAATGACAACATATATCCGGCCTTCTTCTTCTACCAGTTCCTCATCGGCAATTTTCCAACCGTTAGCTGCCAGCCAATTCCTTAAGTCCCCCGCGTCGGTCATTGGCTGCATTACCAGCCTTTTAATTCCCGCCAATGTTGGCGGCGCCCCGGCCAGGATGCCCCTGATCGTGTTGCCGCCCATCCCGGCCAGGACCAATACCTCGACCTCGCCCGGCTTTAACGGTTGCAGTCCGTCTCCCAGGCGCAAAATTATCCGGTCTTCCAGGGTGTGCTCTTTAATCTTGTGTTTTGCTGACTGGAATGGTCCTTCCCTCAGGTCGGTAGCAATTACAAAACGGCATATTCCTTGTTTAACAAGAAAAATTGGGAGGTAAGCATGGTCGGTCCCTATGTCGGCGGCAATACTGCCGTATGGTATAAATGCCGCCAGCGCGGCTAAGCGCTTTGGAAGCTCCATGTTTTCCTCCACCATATTTTGCATCAGAACCAGTATAGACCATTTTTCAAAAAAAGACAAACCCCGCTATCCAGCGGGGTAACCGGAGTCATTTTTGCTCCTTCCAAATTCTGCTCCCAGCAGAGATCTCCATAGTATTGAAGACTTGTCGACATCACATTCATTTATAGCCTTGGCGGTTGTATCGAAGGCTTTCTCGATAACCAGCTTTCTGACCCCGTCCGGCGCGCCGCATGATATAACCTCATCCGCCGCGGGGCAGTTTAAAAACTCCGGCAGAAACATACGCATGCTGGCAAAAAGAGAATGTACCAGTTCCGCATACGTTTTGTTAAAATCATTAACCCTGTAGTAGACAAGCAACTCCAGATAGTAAGGGTCAAACGGCCTGGCGGCTGAAAGGTTCCACGCTTTGATTACCTTAACCAGCTGTAAAAATCTACCCGAGGAGGCTTTGTCTTTTGCCTTAAATAGCGCTTCCTCCTTATCCGGATTAGACTTAAACCAGCCGCCAAGGCCGTTGGGCGTAAGGTAACCAAATGATTTTAGTTTTATTGAGAGTACAAGGTCGAGGTCAACCCCCGGGCTTTTCACTCTGATAACCATCCCGTCTTCCCCTACCAGGGCATTACCGGCAAATTTCGATAACCTGTTTTTCAGGAAGTAAAGCAGTTTGGTTGAGTTTTTCTGGTAGCTATAGTAATATTTGGAACCAAGGACCAGGTGCAGCCTGAGTGTGTCGGAAGGCACACCTGTCCCCCTGCGGTAAGGGCCTCCGAAAAAGGAGCCGTTGACCTTCAATTCTCTCCCGGCCAACTCAATGAGCTGCTGACTTTTTGCCATTGCGGGGACAACGCTTTGTTCTGTTAACTCCAGTCCGGCTATGAAGTTCAGAAAAGCTTCTTCAATGGTTCCGTAAGGCAAGGGCTAACCCTCCGTCAGCTTGAAATTTAAGCCTCCGTTGTGTTAACCAGAGGACTAAATTCCAAAATTATCGACCTAAGCGCTATGGCCAAAATTGTAAGTTTAAATGTCATAATAAAGCATAAACTCGTACGGATGGGGTCTGAGTCTGATGGCGTCAACTTCACGGGCTATTTTATATTCAATCCAGGCATCCAGCACATCCTTGTCAAAGACGCCCCCTTCCAGGAGGAATTCATAGTCACTCTCCAGGGCCTTAAGAGCCTGGTCCAGTGACCCTGGTACGGAACGGATTTCTTTGGCCTCCTCGGCGGGCAGATCAAAAATGTCCTTGTCCATCGGTTCACCCGGGTAAATTTTATTTTTGATCCCGTCAAGACCGGCCATCAGCATGGCGGCAAAGGCCAGGTAGGGGTTGCAGGACGGGTCGGGCGGCCGGAACTCGATGCGTTTGGCCTTGGGGTTGTTGGAATACATGGGAATACGGACCGCCGCGCTCCTGTTCCGCATGGAATACACCAGGTTTACCGGGGCTTCATACCCGGGAACAAGCCGCTTGTAAGAGTTGGTGGTGGGACTGGTCAGGGCTGTAAGCGCATGGGCGTGCTTCAACAGGCCGCCGATATAATAAATGGCCGTTTCACTTAACTTGGCATAACCGTTGGCATCAAAAAACAAAGGTTTACCGTCCTTCCAGAGGCTCTGGTGGACATGCATGCCGGTACCGTTGTCCTGGAAGAGCGGCTTCGGCATAAAGGTCGCCGTCTTGTTGAATT
This region of Pelotomaculum schinkii genomic DNA includes:
- a CDS encoding tRNA (adenine(22)-N(1))-methyltransferase, which translates into the protein MELPKRLAALAAFIPYGSIAADIGTDHAYLPIFLVKQGICRFVIATDLREGPFQSAKHKIKEHTLEDRIILRLGDGLQPLKPGEVEVLVLAGMGGNTIRGILAGAPPTLAGIKRLVMQPMTDAGDLRNWLAANGWKIADEELVEEEGRIYVVIAAEPGCEVTCDPLYLELGPRLLEKKSPLLERYLNSFMVKYERVLAGLALAHSTAAREKALEIEAKVARIREVSACL